One Nesterenkonia populi DNA window includes the following coding sequences:
- a CDS encoding siderophore-interacting protein — translation MSDKPRKPRRQTLLYVVRREQLTPHMVRLVLGGEGFRDIEFKEDTDQYIKVLFTDPSLGLEPPYDMDALREQLPPEQMPATRTYTIRHIDREAEQIWVDFVVHGDDGLAGPWAAHAEPGEKVCFFGPGSGYSPRPEADWHLLAGDAAALPAIASSLEAMGPDSEGLALIEVHGEAEQQPIAAPAGVEVRWLHRGGDFAPETTLLAAAIEEVELPQGDVQVFVHGERAQMKTIRRHLVKERGLSRRGLSISAYWAHGRKEQEFQAEKRTPAGQIEED, via the coding sequence ATGTCGGATAAGCCGCGCAAGCCCCGCCGCCAGACTCTGCTCTACGTGGTCCGCCGCGAGCAGCTCACGCCCCATATGGTGCGTCTGGTGCTCGGAGGCGAGGGCTTCCGGGACATCGAATTCAAGGAAGACACCGACCAGTACATCAAGGTGCTCTTCACGGACCCGTCACTGGGGCTTGAGCCCCCATACGACATGGACGCCCTGCGTGAGCAGCTGCCTCCTGAGCAGATGCCTGCCACCCGGACCTACACCATCCGGCACATCGACCGTGAGGCGGAGCAGATCTGGGTCGACTTCGTCGTCCACGGCGACGACGGCCTCGCCGGGCCCTGGGCTGCGCATGCTGAGCCGGGGGAGAAGGTGTGCTTCTTCGGGCCCGGCTCCGGCTATTCACCTCGTCCGGAGGCTGACTGGCATCTGCTGGCCGGTGACGCGGCAGCCCTGCCTGCCATTGCCTCCTCATTGGAGGCCATGGGTCCCGACTCCGAGGGGCTGGCCCTGATCGAGGTGCACGGCGAGGCCGAGCAGCAGCCGATCGCCGCGCCCGCCGGAGTGGAGGTCCGCTGGCTGCACCGCGGCGGCGACTTCGCCCCTGAGACAACCCTGCTCGCCGCAGCCATTGAGGAGGTTGAGCTGCCGCAGGGTGACGTGCAGGTGTTCGTGCACGGAGAGCGCGCACAGATGAAGACGATCCGGCGTCACCTCGTCAAGGAGCGGGGCCTGAGCCGCAGAGGCCTCTCAATATCCGCCTACTGGGCCCATGGCCGCAAGGAGCAGGAGTTCCAAGCCGAGAAGAGGACGCCCGCCGGTCAGATCGAGGAGGACTGA
- the dapD gene encoding 2,3,4,5-tetrahydropyridine-2,6-dicarboxylate N-succinyltransferase, with product MTSRTASGHGLATVTDEGTVLDTWFPRPVLSPLAENHDDDLLASLRQAEAADAARGVRTKAVSAEADLDAEASSTEDVWLRLHLLSARLAKPNTINLDGIFGHLTNVVWTNFGPCAVDGFETTRLKLHSRGHVTVHSIDKFPRLVDYVTPKGVRIGDASRVRLGAHLAEGTTVMHEGFVNFNAGTLGTSMVEGRISAGVVIGDGTDVGGGASIMGTLSGGGKEKIALGERVLLGANSGVGISLGDDCVVEAGLYITAGTKVSVLDDDRSVTDVVKASQLSGVPGLLFVRNSTTGVVEAKPRKGQKVELNAALHKN from the coding sequence ATGACTTCACGCACTGCTTCCGGACACGGCCTGGCCACCGTCACCGACGAGGGAACCGTCCTCGACACCTGGTTCCCCCGCCCGGTGCTGTCGCCCCTGGCCGAGAACCACGACGACGACCTGCTCGCCTCCCTGCGCCAGGCCGAGGCCGCTGACGCCGCCCGCGGGGTGCGGACCAAGGCCGTCTCCGCCGAGGCCGACCTGGACGCCGAGGCCTCCTCCACCGAGGATGTGTGGCTGCGCCTGCACCTGCTCTCCGCACGCCTGGCCAAGCCCAACACCATCAACCTCGACGGCATCTTCGGACACCTGACCAACGTGGTGTGGACCAACTTCGGCCCCTGCGCCGTCGACGGCTTCGAGACCACGCGTCTGAAGCTCCATTCCCGCGGCCACGTCACCGTCCACTCCATCGACAAGTTCCCCCGCCTCGTCGACTATGTGACCCCCAAGGGGGTGCGCATCGGCGACGCTTCCCGCGTCCGCCTGGGCGCCCATCTGGCCGAGGGCACCACCGTGATGCACGAGGGCTTCGTGAACTTCAACGCCGGCACCCTGGGCACCTCCATGGTCGAGGGCCGCATCAGCGCCGGGGTCGTCATCGGAGACGGCACCGACGTCGGCGGCGGCGCCAGCATCATGGGCACGCTCTCCGGCGGCGGCAAGGAGAAGATCGCCCTCGGTGAGCGTGTCCTCCTCGGCGCGAACTCCGGGGTGGGCATCAGCCTCGGAGACGACTGCGTGGTCGAGGCGGGCCTCTACATCACTGCCGGCACCAAGGTCTCCGTGCTCGACGACGACCGCAGCGTGACCGACGTCGTGAAGGCTTCCCAGCTCTCCGGCGTGCCCGGCCTGCTGTTCGTGCGGAACTCCACCACGGGCGTGGTGGAGGCAAAGCCGCGCAAGGGCCAGAAGGTCGAGCTCAACGCGGCACTGCACAAGAACTGA
- a CDS encoding TAXI family TRAP transporter solute-binding subunit, giving the protein MSVRRMTRLTAGMTAIAAMTALAACGNGDDAADNGEGDAEAEVGDEEDFIEDLEFATGSTSGAYYPLGGDLQSIFEAETDATVNYVESGGSVDNLGRILQETAQLALSQNDTAMNAVNGQLDISDDDEDEELITVDNFGWIANLYPEAMHIVVREDSGFESIEDLEGATIAVGDVGSGTRAISDAILDHYEIDYTTEETEFGDSTEMLADGQIDASMFVVGVPVGSLTELAQSTDTELISLPEEDAEEIAEDGLFEAYTIDAEAYDFLEEDVTTLSVFAALVASTTQVSEDLAYDITAALFENIDDVTVAQGESIDIDEALYGIGDIPLHPGAERYFEEQGIDIDGETDEDAEDEDTDEEE; this is encoded by the coding sequence ATGAGCGTTCGTCGAATGACCCGGCTGACCGCCGGAATGACCGCTATCGCCGCGATGACTGCTTTGGCAGCCTGCGGCAACGGCGATGACGCCGCAGACAACGGCGAGGGCGATGCCGAGGCTGAGGTCGGCGATGAGGAGGACTTCATCGAGGACCTCGAGTTCGCCACCGGCAGCACCAGCGGCGCCTACTACCCGCTGGGCGGTGACCTGCAGTCCATCTTCGAGGCTGAGACCGATGCCACCGTGAACTATGTCGAGTCCGGCGGCTCCGTGGACAACCTGGGCCGCATTCTGCAGGAGACCGCCCAGCTGGCCCTGTCCCAGAATGACACCGCCATGAATGCTGTCAACGGTCAGCTCGACATCAGCGACGACGACGAGGATGAGGAGCTGATCACGGTCGACAACTTCGGCTGGATCGCCAACCTCTACCCCGAAGCCATGCACATCGTGGTCCGTGAGGACTCCGGCTTCGAGTCCATCGAGGACCTCGAGGGGGCCACCATCGCCGTCGGCGACGTCGGATCCGGCACCCGCGCCATCTCGGACGCGATCCTTGACCACTACGAGATCGACTACACCACCGAGGAGACCGAGTTCGGCGACTCCACCGAGATGCTGGCCGACGGCCAGATCGACGCCTCCATGTTCGTGGTCGGCGTGCCGGTGGGGTCCCTGACTGAGCTCGCTCAGTCCACCGACACTGAGCTGATCTCCCTTCCCGAGGAGGATGCCGAGGAGATCGCCGAGGACGGCCTGTTCGAGGCGTACACCATCGATGCCGAGGCCTACGACTTCCTCGAGGAGGACGTCACCACCCTGTCGGTGTTCGCCGCCCTGGTGGCCTCCACGACCCAGGTCAGCGAGGATCTCGCCTACGACATCACCGCTGCGCTGTTCGAAAACATCGACGACGTCACCGTGGCCCAGGGTGAGAGCATCGACATCGACGAGGCCCTCTACGGGATCGGCGACATCCCGCTGCACCCCGGCGCTGAGCGCTACTTCGAGGAGCAGGGCATCGACATCGACGGCGAGACCGACGAGGACGCTGAGGACGAGGACACCGACGAGGAGGAGTGA
- a CDS encoding TIGR00730 family Rossman fold protein: MTDLQKLTVFTGSASGADLAYQRETRRLGAALAQSGVEVVYGGGKVGLMGQMADSVIEAGGRVTGVIPEVLVEREIAHQRLTQLEVVEDMHARKARMGQLGDAFLSLPGGMGTLEELFEVWTWQYLGIHAKPVALYNTAGFWDPLLSMIDHQVAEGFIAEWRRDALVIADTPEGLISQLRAWKPPREDLT; encoded by the coding sequence GTGACCGACCTTCAGAAGCTCACTGTGTTCACCGGCAGCGCCTCTGGGGCTGACCTTGCCTATCAGCGGGAGACCCGCCGGCTCGGCGCCGCACTGGCCCAGTCCGGTGTCGAAGTCGTCTACGGCGGCGGCAAAGTCGGACTGATGGGGCAGATGGCCGACTCCGTGATAGAAGCAGGCGGTCGTGTGACCGGGGTGATCCCTGAAGTGCTCGTGGAGCGTGAGATCGCCCATCAGCGGCTCACGCAGCTCGAAGTCGTCGAGGACATGCATGCCCGCAAAGCCCGGATGGGGCAGCTGGGCGACGCGTTCCTCTCGCTCCCAGGCGGCATGGGAACCCTCGAGGAGCTCTTCGAGGTGTGGACGTGGCAGTACCTCGGCATCCACGCCAAGCCTGTGGCTCTCTACAACACCGCGGGGTTCTGGGACCCTCTGCTGAGCATGATCGACCACCAGGTCGCTGAAGGGTTCATCGCCGAATGGCGGCGCGATGCTCTTGTCATCGCAGACACCCCGGAGGGCCTGATCTCTCAGCTGCGAGCATGGAAGCCTCCGCGCGAAGACCTCACCTGA
- a CDS encoding CDP-alcohol phosphatidyltransferase family protein, producing MRLIGAGTRDGFEYTVRETFWTAPNIVTVLRFLLVPLFVWFVHDGAYMAAFWTLVVLGVTDWVDGFVARAFDQISTVGLWLDPLADRVAMIIIALTLVGYGVVPVWVLWTILIADALLLVTGLSLFRGSPQLKVSPVGKVRTALVMLAFPLSLLVPAERFDTDVLPFIVESALLAACVLHAVACLDYIWQLWAKFLRLRRQGISSWDRSAWVVPATAPIQIVDPEDLIDPEDLEPVDPAVLYPGAVPEAQAGETAPRRASTP from the coding sequence GTGAGACTCATCGGTGCCGGGACCAGGGACGGTTTCGAGTACACCGTGCGCGAGACCTTCTGGACAGCGCCCAACATCGTCACCGTCCTGCGGTTCCTGCTGGTGCCGCTGTTCGTCTGGTTCGTGCACGACGGTGCCTACATGGCCGCATTCTGGACTCTGGTGGTCCTCGGCGTCACCGACTGGGTCGACGGGTTCGTCGCCCGTGCCTTCGACCAGATCAGCACCGTGGGCCTGTGGCTTGACCCGCTGGCAGACCGGGTGGCGATGATCATCATTGCCCTGACCCTGGTGGGCTACGGGGTGGTCCCCGTCTGGGTGCTGTGGACCATCCTGATCGCAGACGCCCTGCTGCTGGTCACGGGGCTGTCCCTCTTCCGCGGGTCTCCCCAGCTGAAGGTCTCCCCGGTGGGCAAGGTCCGCACCGCGCTCGTGATGCTCGCCTTCCCTCTGAGCCTGCTGGTCCCCGCGGAGCGCTTCGACACTGACGTGCTGCCCTTCATCGTCGAGTCCGCGCTGCTCGCCGCCTGCGTGCTGCACGCTGTTGCCTGCCTGGACTACATATGGCAGCTGTGGGCCAAGTTCCTCCGGCTGCGCCGCCAAGGCATCAGCAGCTGGGACCGCAGCGCCTGGGTGGTCCCAGCCACCGCTCCCATCCAGATCGTGGACCCGGAAGACCTCATCGACCCTGAGGATCTGGAGCCTGTAGACCCGGCCGTCCTGTACCCGGGGGCTGTGCCTGAGGCCCAGGCCGGCGAGACAGCGCCCCGGAGGGCCAGCACCCCGTGA
- a CDS encoding phage holin family protein, whose translation MAEHAAPKSKPKTSMVDVVKLLLRLGPKQINDEIGVAVAQMKAKGVAAGIAAALMVIGLVFVIFLAVALIVAAIAGLSLIFELWAAALIVGAAFLLIALIFVLVGLFKLKSAMPLKPEDAIRGFRLDLGTVREGSSFDPARLDRADERKRQAKAEAKRQAAEQRKKPGTGEPEKPNYTELLRRTALRREHIAGLQDQIAARLPKGRAAEDELASSPVEPNPAAQQESRRADQAREFVSERWKPLSVAAGATAAGAVFLRELVRR comes from the coding sequence GTGGCAGAGCACGCTGCGCCGAAGAGCAAGCCCAAGACCTCGATGGTCGATGTCGTGAAGCTCCTGCTGCGCCTGGGGCCCAAGCAGATCAACGACGAGATCGGCGTCGCCGTCGCCCAGATGAAGGCCAAGGGCGTGGCAGCCGGGATCGCCGCGGCCCTGATGGTGATCGGACTCGTGTTCGTCATCTTCCTGGCGGTGGCGCTGATCGTGGCCGCCATTGCCGGCCTCTCCCTGATCTTCGAGCTGTGGGCCGCCGCCCTGATCGTCGGCGCCGCCTTCCTGCTCATTGCGCTGATCTTTGTGCTGGTGGGCCTGTTCAAGCTCAAGTCCGCCATGCCCCTGAAGCCTGAGGACGCCATTCGAGGGTTCCGCCTGGATCTGGGAACGGTGCGCGAGGGCAGCAGCTTCGACCCGGCCCGCTTGGACCGGGCCGATGAGCGGAAGCGTCAGGCCAAGGCGGAGGCCAAGCGACAGGCCGCTGAGCAGCGGAAGAAGCCGGGCACGGGCGAGCCGGAGAAGCCGAACTACACCGAGCTGCTGCGGCGCACGGCTCTGCGCCGTGAGCACATCGCCGGGCTGCAGGACCAGATTGCGGCCCGCCTGCCCAAGGGCAGGGCAGCCGAGGACGAGCTGGCCTCCAGCCCCGTGGAGCCGAATCCTGCCGCCCAGCAGGAGAGCCGCAGGGCGGACCAGGCCCGTGAGTTCGTCTCTGAGCGCTGGAAGCCGCTCTCGGTGGCTGCCGGCGCCACCGCGGCAGGCGCGGTGTTCCTGCGCGAGCTGGTCAGGCGCTGA
- the purU gene encoding formyltetrahydrofolate deformylase produces the protein MTDSADIARLIISCPDQPGIVAAVSQTIADLGGNIITLDQYSTDPEGGQFFQRTVFHLPGLAAARPQVERAIQEQLADRFRMEWSLHDTSRPKRVAIFASKTDHCLLDLLWRHRRGELPMDIAMVVSNHPDLAEDVRTFGIPFFHVPATPGTKEEAEAKHLELLEGNVDLVVLARYMQILSPRFLEKVGAPVINIHHSFLPAFIGAGPYQKAKDRGVKLIGATAHYVTEDLDEGPIIEQDVIRVSHADDVAQLTRYGADVERAVLSRAVKWHCEDRVLRHGSTTIVF, from the coding sequence GTGACTGACTCTGCCGATATCGCACGCCTGATCATCTCCTGCCCGGACCAGCCCGGCATCGTGGCCGCAGTCTCCCAGACCATCGCGGACCTGGGCGGCAACATCATCACCCTCGACCAGTACTCCACGGACCCTGAGGGCGGGCAGTTCTTTCAGCGCACAGTATTCCACCTCCCCGGCCTGGCTGCCGCCCGCCCCCAGGTGGAGAGAGCGATTCAGGAGCAGCTGGCGGACCGGTTCCGGATGGAGTGGTCCCTGCACGACACCTCCAGGCCCAAACGGGTGGCGATCTTCGCGTCCAAGACCGACCACTGCCTGCTGGACCTGCTCTGGCGCCACCGCCGCGGCGAGCTGCCCATGGACATCGCCATGGTGGTCTCCAACCACCCGGACCTCGCAGAGGACGTGCGCACCTTCGGCATCCCGTTCTTCCACGTGCCTGCTACGCCCGGCACCAAGGAGGAGGCTGAGGCAAAGCACCTTGAGCTGCTGGAGGGAAACGTTGATCTCGTGGTGCTGGCCCGCTACATGCAGATCCTCTCCCCCAGGTTCCTGGAGAAGGTCGGCGCTCCGGTGATCAACATCCACCACAGCTTTCTGCCGGCCTTCATCGGCGCGGGCCCCTACCAGAAGGCCAAGGACCGCGGCGTGAAGCTCATCGGCGCCACCGCCCACTACGTCACTGAGGACCTTGATGAGGGACCTATCATCGAGCAGGACGTCATCCGCGTCTCCCATGCGGACGATGTCGCACAGCTGACCCGCTACGGCGCCGACGTCGAGCGGGCGGTGCTCTCCCGCGCGGTGAAGTGGCACTGCGAGGATCGGGTTCTGCGCCACGGCAGCACCACCATCGTCTTCTGA
- a CDS encoding YeeE/YedE family protein, which yields MATSLTKIDSSVFKPAPTCAAPPTPDPAKPPQPRKISIFLLLAAGLLAWVFFSNTMRDGVEQGVYFGVLLILGLGLGIALFHSRFGFTSAWRQLVAVGNGQGLRNHALLLGTTATIFMLLFVTGWSAFGNEPTPYSGTIGVGLFLGAFIFGIGMQLGGGCASGTLFAVGSGQSTVVPTLIGFIAGSVIFTTPWFFALVRDLPGMEPVLLSDHVGYVGGWGITILALLALIGISKVIQARRTPPPAGTPPTARGWARAVRGSWPMWVGALVLAGLGGAVMWVSGGIWGVTNALALWGARFLQLLGLQPETWEFWQQDGWAEMIADPVLSHQNSLTNFGIMIGAAIAAAAGGSWVLNRDIRWKHVGVALLGGILMGIGARLAEGCNIGAYLGGIASGSVSGWLWALAALAGTWAGLKCRSLAGLANPRPTDSVC from the coding sequence ATGGCGACCAGTCTCACCAAGATCGACAGCTCGGTCTTCAAACCCGCCCCAACCTGCGCGGCACCCCCGACGCCGGACCCGGCGAAGCCGCCGCAGCCCCGGAAGATCAGCATCTTCCTTCTGCTGGCGGCGGGCCTGCTGGCCTGGGTGTTCTTCTCGAACACGATGCGCGACGGCGTCGAGCAGGGCGTCTACTTCGGGGTTCTGCTGATCCTCGGCCTGGGGCTGGGCATCGCACTGTTCCACTCGAGATTCGGCTTCACCTCCGCGTGGCGGCAGCTGGTGGCGGTCGGCAACGGTCAGGGGCTGCGCAATCACGCGCTGCTGCTGGGCACCACGGCGACGATCTTCATGCTGCTCTTCGTCACCGGCTGGTCGGCATTCGGCAACGAGCCGACCCCGTACAGCGGAACGATCGGCGTGGGGCTGTTCCTGGGCGCGTTCATCTTCGGGATCGGCATGCAGCTGGGCGGCGGCTGCGCCTCCGGCACCCTCTTCGCCGTGGGCTCCGGGCAGTCAACGGTGGTGCCTACCCTGATCGGCTTCATCGCCGGCTCGGTCATCTTCACCACCCCGTGGTTCTTCGCACTGGTCCGGGACCTGCCGGGCATGGAGCCTGTGCTGCTCTCGGACCACGTCGGCTATGTCGGCGGCTGGGGCATCACGATCCTCGCCCTGCTGGCCCTGATCGGCATTTCGAAGGTGATCCAGGCCCGCCGCACCCCTCCGCCGGCAGGCACCCCGCCGACGGCGCGCGGCTGGGCCCGTGCGGTCCGGGGCTCCTGGCCCATGTGGGTCGGCGCCCTGGTGCTGGCCGGTCTCGGCGGCGCGGTGATGTGGGTCTCCGGCGGCATCTGGGGCGTGACCAACGCTCTGGCGCTGTGGGGCGCGAGGTTCCTGCAGCTGCTGGGCCTGCAGCCCGAGACCTGGGAGTTCTGGCAGCAGGACGGCTGGGCTGAGATGATCGCCGATCCGGTCCTGTCCCACCAGAACTCGCTGACCAACTTCGGCATCATGATCGGTGCCGCGATCGCCGCCGCCGCCGGCGGCTCCTGGGTGCTCAACCGGGACATCAGATGGAAGCACGTGGGCGTCGCGCTCTTGGGCGGGATCCTGATGGGAATCGGCGCCCGCCTGGCCGAAGGGTGCAACATCGGAGCCTACCTGGGCGGCATCGCTTCCGGCTCGGTCTCCGGCTGGCTGTGGGCGCTGGCGGCGCTCGCAGGCACCTGGGCGGGGCTGAAGTGCCGCTCCTTGGCGGGACTGGCCAACCCGCGGCCCACCGACTCGGTCTGCTGA
- a CDS encoding TRAP transporter permease — MNRTAAEQPRAGAFPEDVKPGAAAEESAEEVLREHDISSRFRTELGWWGWLVGGLAVAFTAYHLYSAFYRPYNTWMHGSLHVAGALALIFLLYPASKKLLRTPTSTSRALSLLVGRHRGVPWYDVLLAGAAVYCSTYIFFNYDHLVSNRVQLVGFEDQDILVALVGVALVLEATRRCVGLPIVIIAGLAIVYAVYGDNMPMFSHRGQDWDEVATNLFLSSGQGIFGTPIQVSANFIFLFLFFAVVLMRTNIGQFFNDLAFRAAGKYSGGPAKAAVGASGLQGMISGSSVANTVASGSFTIPIMKKAGFKPHVAAATEATASTGGQLMPPIMGAAAFIMAQNVAEVEYNELIVIAIIPAGLYFLGALLSIHFEAKRNGLKGMDPAELPSWRSLLLRMDMLLPLVIIIATLLSGMSAMRAALFGIGTALAIGLLRATFENFVPLIAQASKQGRSPLAESAKLLLALLHAVVEMFIAGARTALPVIAACATAGIVAGTVTSTGLGSQLGSGLIQLAGGNFLLVLFFVMIACIVLGMGLPTTANYVVTATVAAPILYTNFDVPMIAAHMFVFFFGILADITPPVCLAAYAGAGIANANPMAAGVTALKIAFAGFIIPYAFILQPAILLQGTWDETLRYVAMTIVGLVGLASGLGGYLLTRAIVIERVLLMVGGALLVYPDMFVSMVGIVAMGVAVIMQLARRRRAPAQAEEAPVA; from the coding sequence GTGAACAGGACAGCAGCAGAGCAGCCCCGGGCCGGAGCGTTCCCAGAGGACGTGAAGCCCGGGGCCGCGGCTGAGGAGAGCGCCGAAGAGGTCCTCCGCGAGCATGACATCTCCAGCAGGTTCCGCACGGAGCTGGGCTGGTGGGGATGGCTCGTGGGGGGCCTCGCGGTCGCCTTCACCGCCTACCACCTCTACTCCGCGTTCTATCGGCCGTACAACACCTGGATGCACGGCTCCCTGCACGTGGCAGGCGCCCTGGCCCTGATCTTCCTGCTCTACCCGGCCTCCAAGAAGCTCCTGCGCACGCCGACGAGCACCAGCAGGGCGCTCAGCCTGCTGGTGGGGCGCCATCGCGGCGTGCCCTGGTATGACGTGCTGCTGGCCGGCGCGGCTGTCTACTGCAGCACCTATATCTTCTTCAACTACGATCACCTGGTCTCCAATCGAGTCCAGCTGGTCGGCTTCGAGGATCAGGACATCCTCGTCGCGCTGGTCGGCGTGGCCCTGGTGCTTGAGGCCACTCGCCGCTGCGTGGGCCTGCCGATCGTGATCATCGCTGGACTGGCAATCGTCTACGCCGTCTACGGCGACAACATGCCGATGTTCTCCCACCGGGGGCAGGACTGGGACGAAGTCGCCACCAACCTTTTCCTCAGCTCCGGGCAGGGGATCTTCGGCACGCCGATCCAGGTCTCGGCGAACTTCATCTTCCTCTTCCTGTTCTTCGCCGTGGTGCTGATGCGCACCAACATCGGCCAGTTCTTCAACGACCTCGCCTTCCGCGCCGCGGGCAAGTACTCCGGCGGCCCCGCGAAGGCAGCGGTGGGAGCATCAGGCCTGCAGGGGATGATCTCCGGGTCCTCGGTGGCGAACACTGTGGCCTCCGGGTCCTTCACCATCCCCATCATGAAGAAGGCCGGCTTCAAGCCGCACGTGGCCGCCGCCACCGAGGCCACCGCTTCAACGGGCGGTCAGCTGATGCCTCCGATCATGGGTGCGGCCGCGTTCATCATGGCCCAGAACGTGGCGGAGGTGGAGTACAACGAGCTGATCGTCATCGCGATCATCCCGGCGGGCCTCTACTTCCTCGGCGCGCTCCTCTCCATCCACTTCGAAGCCAAGCGCAACGGCCTCAAGGGCATGGACCCTGCCGAGCTGCCGAGCTGGCGGTCGCTGCTGCTGCGCATGGACATGCTGCTGCCCTTGGTGATCATCATCGCCACGCTGCTCTCCGGAATGAGCGCGATGCGTGCGGCCCTCTTCGGCATCGGCACCGCTCTGGCGATCGGCCTGCTCCGCGCCACCTTCGAGAACTTCGTCCCCCTGATCGCGCAGGCGTCCAAGCAGGGTCGCAGCCCTCTGGCTGAGAGCGCCAAGCTGCTGCTGGCACTGCTCCACGCAGTGGTTGAGATGTTCATCGCCGGTGCTCGCACCGCACTGCCGGTGATCGCCGCCTGCGCGACGGCAGGCATCGTCGCGGGCACCGTGACCTCTACCGGCCTGGGCAGCCAGCTCGGCTCCGGGCTGATCCAGCTGGCGGGCGGAAACTTCCTGCTCGTCCTCTTCTTCGTCATGATCGCCTGCATCGTCCTCGGCATGGGCCTGCCCACCACTGCGAACTACGTGGTCACAGCGACTGTCGCGGCGCCGATCCTCTACACGAACTTCGACGTTCCGATGATCGCCGCCCACATGTTCGTCTTCTTCTTCGGCATCCTCGCCGACATCACTCCTCCGGTCTGTCTGGCCGCCTACGCGGGCGCCGGGATCGCGAACGCCAACCCGATGGCGGCCGGTGTGACGGCGCTGAAGATTGCCTTCGCCGGCTTCATCATCCCGTACGCCTTCATCCTGCAGCCTGCAATACTGCTGCAGGGCACCTGGGACGAGACGCTCCGCTACGTGGCGATGACAATCGTGGGGCTGGTGGGCCTGGCCTCCGGGCTGGGCGGCTATCTGCTCACCCGGGCGATCGTGATCGAACGCGTGCTGCTCATGGTCGGCGGGGCGCTGCTCGTCTACCCGGACATGTTCGTCTCCATGGTCGGGATTGTCGCCATGGGTGTGGCTGTCATCATGCAGCTGGCTCGCCGTCGCAGGGCTCCGGCGCAGGCCGAAGAAGCACCCGTCGCCTGA
- a CDS encoding SDR family oxidoreductase, with protein MAEKVALITGGTRGIGRAIARGLGRDHHLIIGGSNPDRVQEAVETLTQAGASASGWTADLRKVESIESDVADLGLKRLDVLVHSAGAAWLQPAAEATPDQWQEMFSVNLFAVAELTRVTLPLLRESAGQVISINSGSGFVARVNSAMYSGSKFALRAFTDSLREEERGKVRVTSIHPGRVDTDMQVDLQKQSGSTDYDGSIYVSPQSIAETVRTAVDLDPASTVEELVIRPVAQKR; from the coding sequence ATGGCTGAGAAGGTTGCACTCATCACCGGCGGAACCCGCGGCATCGGACGTGCGATCGCACGGGGCTTGGGCCGTGATCACCACCTGATCATCGGCGGCTCGAACCCCGATCGAGTCCAGGAAGCTGTGGAGACGCTCACTCAGGCGGGCGCCAGCGCCTCCGGGTGGACCGCGGACCTGCGGAAGGTGGAAAGCATCGAATCCGATGTCGCTGATCTGGGTCTGAAAAGGCTGGATGTGCTGGTGCACAGTGCTGGTGCGGCCTGGCTGCAGCCGGCTGCGGAAGCCACCCCGGACCAGTGGCAGGAGATGTTCAGCGTGAACCTCTTCGCCGTCGCGGAGCTGACCCGGGTCACTCTGCCCCTGCTGCGCGAGTCCGCGGGGCAGGTCATCTCCATCAATTCCGGGTCTGGATTCGTAGCCCGGGTGAACAGCGCCATGTACTCGGGCAGCAAGTTCGCCCTGCGCGCGTTCACCGACTCCCTCCGGGAGGAGGAGCGCGGGAAGGTTCGTGTCACCTCCATCCACCCCGGCCGGGTGGACACGGATATGCAGGTGGATCTGCAGAAGCAGTCCGGCAGCACCGACTACGACGGCAGCATCTACGTCTCCCCTCAGTCGATCGCGGAGACGGTCCGGACCGCCGTCGACCTCGACCCGGCCTCCACGGTGGAGGAGCTGGTCATCCGTCCCGTCGCCCAGAAGCGCTGA